One Halobaculum roseum DNA window includes the following coding sequences:
- a CDS encoding restriction endonuclease subunit M, producing the protein MSEAAIHFDLYHHLQNAIEDGPRRGNRTYGTVSPEFGDGIDGFADLIVFDDDDEPVLTIEAKKPEGSNKREIDPYSPKVIKQAFSYAAQIGSRYFATFNGDRFVLFNTFEEGAQLLERSTKSYEISSLEKFADSILDEIARLEEGEAKWDSLDDAFIERVRSLHEQITPPMQSSLSDHLEESEDFRSDFIEWVEAQGFEYDEMDDDEREEVQENFAEQAAYLIVNKIIFYRILEDSNAYADDVKPLAVSIHRVQEDLEDYFTDVVENVDFEAIFEHDEVFSEIPLDPVAGRIRDFIIELDDQDLTQFDSDVIGRIYEGVIPAERRHDMGEYYTPPAICDLITRLTIRDANADVLDPACGSGGFPVSAYHRKREMLAKPQGSHTRILDDLYGIDINRFPAHLSAINLAIQDLSSHTENVQIRVKDFFKVLPATEEYEGEVGDASGESSEEYIMTPDDMDAVVGNPPYIRHESIDDKERVRWHLPYVDADHISSKADIYAYFVTHATEFLRDGGRLGFITSDRWLDTSYGEDLQEFILDNYEIKAVIKFDKQAFEDALIGSTVLIIEKQPTQSERDNNTTKFLRVKQSLDIDDIVEIVEDDYEAEQIIRTDEYRLVTRTQEDLYSEDKWNLFFIAPPVYFEALGETDTELSDVADLSYGKKTGANPFFCRKTEDVEDLGIEEYTTPLLKASGQITQIDFDGPISEEWRMVDLHDLVEEAQSDIGQRFASGDDESVMTTDKEARVKDWLKDNGHETLVEYIGWGEDQGYHERASMKSRDIWFDLGDLPYPPIFVPEFTWRTFRASWAADSDGVCTNKFYNVQPKAGVDAKLLCAILNTRLMHLNAELGGRWTGGQGMDRIDLMLYEARDLPLLDPREIDEDDREDIIEAFDELIEGEKRHGPDPEASDVEEERDELDRAVLSAMGLEDKVEDVKQAVELMITMREKGAGQHTEVLVDRAEEEREVIDIAGVSEARESTTLSDF; encoded by the coding sequence ATGAGCGAGGCCGCCATCCACTTCGATCTTTACCACCATCTCCAGAACGCGATCGAGGACGGGCCAAGACGGGGCAACAGGACTTACGGGACGGTTTCCCCAGAGTTCGGTGACGGCATCGATGGCTTTGCTGACCTGATCGTCTTCGACGATGACGACGAGCCGGTACTGACCATCGAGGCGAAGAAGCCGGAGGGGAGCAACAAGCGGGAGATTGACCCCTACTCGCCGAAGGTCATCAAGCAGGCGTTCTCCTACGCGGCGCAGATCGGCTCGCGGTACTTCGCGACGTTCAACGGTGACCGCTTCGTACTGTTCAACACGTTCGAGGAGGGTGCGCAACTGCTCGAGCGGAGCACCAAGTCGTACGAGATCAGCAGTCTGGAGAAGTTCGCGGACTCGATTCTGGACGAGATCGCTCGGCTAGAGGAGGGTGAGGCGAAGTGGGACAGTCTCGACGACGCCTTCATCGAGCGGGTTCGTTCACTGCACGAGCAGATCACGCCGCCGATGCAGTCGTCACTCTCTGACCACCTCGAGGAGAGCGAGGATTTTCGGAGTGACTTCATCGAGTGGGTGGAGGCGCAGGGGTTCGAGTACGACGAGATGGACGATGACGAGCGTGAGGAGGTGCAGGAGAACTTCGCGGAGCAGGCGGCGTACCTCATCGTCAACAAGATCATCTTCTACCGAATTTTGGAAGACTCGAATGCGTACGCCGATGACGTGAAGCCGCTGGCGGTGAGCATTCACCGGGTGCAGGAGGACTTGGAGGACTACTTCACCGACGTGGTGGAGAACGTTGACTTCGAGGCCATCTTCGAGCACGACGAGGTCTTCAGCGAGATTCCGCTCGATCCGGTGGCCGGGCGCATCCGCGACTTCATCATCGAGCTGGACGATCAAGACCTAACGCAGTTCGACTCGGACGTGATCGGGCGGATTTACGAGGGTGTGATCCCCGCCGAGAGGCGGCACGATATGGGCGAGTATTACACGCCGCCCGCGATCTGTGATCTCATCACGCGGCTCACCATCCGCGACGCGAACGCCGACGTTCTTGACCCTGCGTGCGGTTCGGGTGGCTTCCCGGTCTCGGCCTACCACCGGAAGCGCGAGATGCTGGCCAAACCGCAGGGGAGTCACACGCGAATCCTCGATGACCTGTACGGAATCGACATCAACCGATTCCCGGCACACCTTTCGGCGATCAACCTCGCCATCCAAGACCTCTCGTCACACACCGAAAACGTGCAGATTCGGGTGAAGGACTTCTTCAAGGTGCTTCCGGCCACCGAAGAGTACGAGGGCGAGGTTGGAGATGCGTCCGGTGAGTCCAGCGAGGAGTACATTATGACTCCGGACGATATGGATGCAGTCGTCGGGAATCCGCCGTACATCCGCCACGAGTCCATAGACGACAAGGAACGGGTTCGCTGGCACCTTCCGTACGTTGATGCCGACCATATATCGAGCAAGGCGGACATCTACGCCTACTTCGTCACGCACGCGACCGAGTTCCTTCGAGACGGTGGCCGTCTCGGCTTCATCACGAGTGACCGGTGGCTGGACACGTCGTACGGTGAGGACTTGCAAGAGTTCATCCTCGACAACTACGAGATCAAGGCGGTCATCAAGTTCGACAAGCAGGCGTTCGAGGACGCGCTGATCGGTTCGACCGTCCTCATCATCGAGAAGCAGCCGACGCAGAGCGAGCGCGACAACAACACAACGAAGTTCCTGCGGGTGAAGCAGTCGCTCGACATAGACGACATCGTGGAGATCGTCGAGGACGATTACGAGGCCGAGCAGATCATTCGCACCGACGAGTACCGACTCGTCACTCGGACGCAGGAAGACCTGTACAGCGAGGACAAATGGAACCTGTTCTTCATCGCGCCGCCAGTCTACTTCGAGGCCCTCGGCGAGACGGACACCGAGCTGTCCGACGTGGCCGATCTCTCGTACGGGAAAAAGACGGGAGCCAACCCGTTTTTCTGCCGGAAGACGGAGGACGTGGAAGATCTCGGCATCGAGGAGTACACCACGCCGCTGCTGAAGGCGTCGGGGCAGATCACGCAGATCGACTTCGACGGCCCGATCAGCGAGGAGTGGCGGATGGTTGACCTGCACGATCTCGTGGAGGAGGCGCAGTCGGACATCGGGCAGCGGTTCGCGTCAGGCGACGACGAGTCGGTGATGACCACCGACAAGGAGGCGCGGGTGAAGGACTGGTTGAAGGACAACGGGCACGAGACGCTCGTGGAGTACATTGGGTGGGGCGAAGATCAGGGGTACCACGAGCGGGCGTCGATGAAGTCGAGGGACATCTGGTTCGATCTCGGCGATCTCCCGTACCCGCCGATATTCGTGCCGGAGTTCACGTGGCGGACGTTCCGTGCCTCGTGGGCCGCGGACAGCGACGGCGTCTGCACGAACAAGTTCTACAACGTGCAACCAAAGGCGGGCGTCGACGCGAAGCTGCTCTGCGCCATCCTCAATACCCGCCTGATGCATCTGAACGCCGAGCTTGGCGGCAGGTGGACTGGCGGTCAGGGGATGGACAGGATTGACCTGATGCTGTACGAGGCGCGGGACTTGCCGTTGTTAGACCCTCGCGAGATCGACGAGGACGACCGCGAGGACATCATCGAGGCGTTCGACGAGTTGATCGAGGGTGAGAAGCGGCACGGCCCCGATCCTGAGGCGTCGGATGTCGAGGAGGAGCGCGACGAGCTTGATCGGGCCGTCCTGTCGGCGATGGGGCTGGAGGACAAGGTAGAGGACGTGAAGCAGGCCGTCGAGCTGATGATCACGATGCGAGAGAAGGGCGCCGGTCAGCACACCGAGGTTCTGGTTGATCGCGCCGAGGAGGAGCGCGAGGTGATCGACATCGCGGGCGTGTCAGAGGCCCGCGAAAGCACGACGTTGAGCGACTTCTGA
- a CDS encoding helix-turn-helix domain-containing protein — protein sequence MYEVLDDTAAQVILAIESGDSIRRVAQHLHTPYETVRQAVNRLEDAGYVSYDDGLTVVDERVRDAALDLVAASAGVSPPSIEETYVIPQFGDWPFAFTRIDAVYVWTQGGYQVGRNPDDYPLFLAVREQDVDAWEAFFESFDLPTAFERQPGDELDGPLQIVLEPRTSLDIEYVEGYPVIPRAETIEYMRENYAQFQSALAMLDRMYEDLDLGVTYRETERAEP from the coding sequence ATGTATGAGGTGCTCGACGACACCGCGGCGCAGGTCATCCTCGCCATCGAGAGTGGTGACTCAATCCGCCGTGTCGCCCAACACCTCCACACGCCCTACGAGACAGTGAGACAGGCCGTCAATCGGCTGGAAGACGCAGGCTACGTTTCCTATGACGACGGCCTCACTGTCGTCGACGAGCGCGTACGCGACGCAGCGCTCGATCTCGTCGCTGCCAGCGCCGGCGTCAGTCCACCCTCCATCGAGGAAACCTATGTTATCCCACAGTTCGGCGACTGGCCGTTCGCGTTTACGCGGATCGACGCCGTCTACGTGTGGACCCAAGGCGGCTACCAAGTAGGGCGGAATCCGGATGACTATCCACTGTTCCTCGCTGTTCGTGAGCAGGACGTCGACGCCTGGGAGGCGTTTTTCGAGTCGTTCGACCTCCCCACTGCTTTCGAGCGACAGCCCGGAGACGAGTTGGACGGTCCGCTGCAGATCGTCCTCGAGCCACGCACGTCACTCGATATCGAGTACGTCGAAGGGTACCCGGTGATCCCGAGAGCAGAGACAATCGAGTATATGCGCGAGAACTACGCCCAGTTCCAGTCGGCGCTGGCGATGCTCGACCGGATGTACGAGGACCTCGACCTCGGCGTCACGTATCGAGAGACTGAACGGGCAGAGCCATGA
- a CDS encoding nucleotidyltransferase family protein, with amino-acid sequence MSFNNRSDALIELLEELTQQGHEYVLVGGYAVSAFNARFSTDLDIVVAPDSKADFVEFLEQRGFEKTDSHAKEWFYDTEVIEYEKRLTPQQPIGFDLLVNGLACRQTKAQWSFDYLYDHSHQQEVSGGTVTTTARVIDGAVLVAAKLHSGRETDLRDVLAVAEEIDLDAVTPHLRRGDDDALREQLERGLEILESDELKHGFRSDFGASAVSEETVTALQEYLSAQINHLS; translated from the coding sequence ATGAGCTTCAACAACCGAAGTGACGCACTCATCGAGCTGCTCGAGGAGCTCACCCAACAGGGTCACGAGTACGTTCTTGTTGGCGGCTACGCTGTCTCAGCGTTCAATGCTCGCTTCTCCACGGATCTCGATATCGTCGTCGCGCCGGATTCCAAAGCTGACTTCGTCGAGTTCCTCGAACAGCGGGGATTCGAGAAAACGGACAGCCACGCCAAAGAATGGTTCTACGACACCGAAGTAATCGAGTACGAGAAGCGGCTCACGCCGCAGCAGCCGATCGGCTTCGATCTCCTGGTGAACGGACTCGCGTGTCGCCAGACGAAGGCACAGTGGTCGTTCGACTACCTGTACGACCACAGCCACCAACAGGAGGTGAGCGGAGGCACAGTGACGACGACAGCCAGAGTGATCGATGGGGCCGTCCTCGTGGCGGCAAAGCTCCACAGCGGCAGAGAAACGGACCTCCGAGACGTCCTGGCAGTCGCAGAAGAAATCGATCTCGACGCTGTCACGCCTCACCTTCGGCGAGGGGACGACGATGCGCTACGAGAGCAGCTTGAGCGTGGACTGGAGATCTTGGAGAGTGACGAACTCAAACACGGATTTCGGAGTGACTTCGGGGCCTCAGCAGTCTCAGAAGAAACGGTCACCGCTCTCCAAGAGTATCTGTCTGCACAGATTAACCACCTGAGCTGA